Within Paenibacillus albicereus, the genomic segment CGACGGCCATGCAGGGCCCGGGGACGGATAGAGGCGAGCGGGCGCCGCTTTCGGATCGGTCGGCCATGGGGGGAGAAGCTCGGCGCTCTCTTCGGCGGCGGGCTCCCCGGAGTCCCGCAAGAGGCGCGTCTCGGCGCGAAGCAGGCTGCCGGCAGGTTGAATGGACATGAGATTCACTCCTTGACGGTGGAAGTAACGCTGTGCGATCGGACCGAGCGCGGCAGGAGATAGCCCGCCCTGCGCGCGGCCCGGTTCATGAGGCGGATCTGACGGACGGCTCGCTTCTGCGCAGCGCTCGGCGAAGCTCCCGCGAACCAGACGAAGCCTTGCGGGTCGGCGGCCGATCTGCCGGCTCGTCCCGCCGATTGGACGAGCGACGCCTCGTCGAAGACGCCGGCATCGGCATCGAGAATGAACACGTCGCTGCCAGGAACCGTCACGCCCCGTTCGAGAATCGTCGTCGTGACGAGCATCCGCAGCTCCTTGGCGCGAAAACGGATGACCTTGTCCGCTCGTTCCGGGTCCTGCGAATGCGTCGCCTCTACCTTTCCTCGGCCCGGGAACAGCTGCCGCAGAAGCCGAGCGACCGGCTCCGCGGCGCGGATGGAGGGGACGAAGACGAACAGCTGGGCGTTGCGGTCCAGGGAGCGCGTCAGCGCCCGCCGCAGCGATGGCGGCATGCGGCCGGCGGCCGCCATGGCAAGAGCGGAAGGCGTACGCAGCAGGCGCGGCACCGGCAACGGGTGGCGATGGTAGCGCGCCGGAACCTTGGCATGCGGCAGCAGGCCTCGCCGCGCGAGCCGCTGCAGCGACGGGGGCGGCGTAGCCGTCAGCAGCACGGTCCGCGAGCCCGGAGCGCCGCTGCGGGCCGCCGCCTCGTGCAGAATCGCGTCGCCGGCAAACGGGAAGGCGTCCAGCTCGTCGAGCACGATCAAGTCGAATGAGCCGCGAAAGCGCAGCAGCTGATGCGTCGTAGCGAGCGTGAGCCGCCCGTCCTCTCCTCGTCGGGGACTGCCCCCGTACAGCGCGACGGGCGGCGTGTCGGGAAAGGCGCGGCGCAGCCGAGGCTCGAGCTCCAGCACGACATCCCGGCGCGGCGTCGCGACGAGCGCCCTGCCGCCGCGGCGCAGCACGGACTCGAGCAGCGGAAAGATCATCTCGGTCTTGCCCGCGCCGGTCACCGCCCAGAGCAGGAAGGAAGGTGGCGGCGCAGCCGGCTGCGGGCGGCGACGAGGACGGAACGGACCGACGAAGGCGGCGGCGCGGCGCAAAAGGAGCGCCGGCTGCCGAATCGAGACGGAGCGCGCGGGCGGAGCAGAGACCGAGCGCGCGGCGGAAAGCAAGAGCAAGCGGACGAGCTGCCCCAGCGCCGAGCCGGAGCGCGTGCGAAGCGCCAAGCCCATGCGGGCGAGGGCGGCCAGCCGCGAGAGCGCGCCGTGCGGACGAGGCGGAAGCTGCGCCCGCTCGAGAAAGGCGAGCGCCGAGGCGGCCGCGGCGCTCTGCGCGGGGCTGAGCCCCCAACGGCGCAGGCGCTCCGCCGCCGGGGGCAGCTGCTCGGGCGGGGCAAGCCCTGCGCCGCCCGGCCCGGCCCGTGCCGGCAGGCCGAGCACGAGCAGCCCGCACTCGCGGCTGCGGCCCAGCGCCAGGCAGGCCTGGCAGCTCGCGCAGCGGCCGCTCCCGCACGCGCCGCAGGGCGTGCGCAGCAGCTGCGCCTCGCCGCTGCCGCAGCGCTGGCAGCGGCCTGCGGCGACGGCGCCGCCAAGGCGCAGCCGGCCGAGCAGCGCCGCCAGCTGCAGCGCGGCGTCGCCCCCGCCGGCGCCTGCGGCGGCCAGGCGCGCCTGCGCCTCGCCGCGCAGCAGGGCGCGGCCGCGCAGGGCGCCTGCCGCGGCGCACGCAGCGCGCGCAAGCGCCGCGGCTGCGCCGCCGCTCCCGTGACGGGGCATCGCCGCCGTCACGGCCGGCTCCCGGACGGCCATTCCGGCCCGTCCGGGGCGAGCGCCGCGCGCGCCAGGCGGCGCAGCGCCTCCGCCGCCTCCGGCAGGCGCAGCGGCGCGGCGCCTCCCGGCGCGGCAGCCCGGCTTGCGCGCAGCCGCCGCGCCCCGCCCTGAGCTCCCGCCGGCACCGGCCCCTGCCGGTTCCAGCTCGCCGCAGCCTCATAGGCCGCCCCCAGCGGCAGGGGCACGCCGCATGCGAGCATCGCCTCCGCAGGCACGGGAGGCGATGCTCCCGCTTCCCTTGCGGCCTCCGCCGCCCATTCGGCGTCCAGCCGCCACCGCAGGTCGACCTCGGCGTCCAGCGTCACGGCGGCCCGCCAGCCCTTTTCCGCATCCAAATATAGATATAGCGTCGCCTTCAATTCGCCCCTCCTTCTCCACGGACCGCTCGAAGCGGCCGGCCCCGGACAACGAAAAAAAAAGCACACCCTCAGACGGTTTCCCGCCGAGGGTGTGCTTCACCCGCGCCTTCCATATGGATCCAGTATACCTGTCGGGGCCGGCTGCCGCAAGCCTGGCTTTCTCGCTGCGCCATTCCCCGCTTCAAAAGGGCAGCTTGCTCCAATCCTCGACGTTTTTCATGTCGATAAGGATCGGCTGGTCGCGCTCGCTGACGATGCCCCAAGCCCGCAGCGACCAAAGGATCTGCTCGCGGCCGCTGCGCGGATTCGAATCTTCCTTGCAGCCCCGCGCCGGCGCCCCTGGGCTGGCAGCAGCGTGGGAGCCAGGCTCCTCGTCCTGTTCCGGATTCGGCCAGCCGATATCCGCTGCTCCCCCCTCTTCCGATCCGCGCTCGCTGCCGGGCCGCCCCTTCTGTCCGGGCTCCAGCTCGGGCTCATGCTCCCGCTCGACCTCCGGCTCCTCGGCGGGCAGCTGCCCGCCGAAAGCCTCCTCCGTCCCCCGTCCTTGCCCCTTGCATTTTCCTTGCGCCTCCGCCGCTTCCCGTCCTTGCCCCTGGCAATCTCCTTGCGTCTCCGCCGCTTCCCGTCCTTGCCCCTGGCAATCTCCTTGCGCCTCCGCCTCTTCCCGTCCTTGCCCCTGGCAATCTCCTTGCGCCTCCGCCTCTTCCCGTCCCGCTCCGGCATGCGGAGCCGCTGCCGTCCGCCTCTCCTCGTCCTCATCGCGCATGCGGCTCATCTCCGGCCCGACCCACAGGATGGCTCCCTTCCAGCGCCGCACGATCTCGCCCGTGCCGTCCTGCGAGCCTTGATCCCACACCGTAATCCTCACCGGGATGCCGGACTTCCGAGCATGCGCCTCCAACGAGCGGAGGCAATGCTCGATCACCGGTTCGTCGTCCCGGGTAAGCAGGATGAAGTGGCTTTCGGAAGGCGTCCGCCCGGCGGCCTTTCTCCGGGCCAGGTGGACCGCCGCGGCGGCTGCTCCGTAACAGGCGATGACGCCGATCAAGATTTCGTACATCCCGTCTCCTCCTCTGCCGTCCGGCGCGGAGGCGCCGGAGGGTCCGCCCTCGCGCGGTCCGCGCTCCGGCGCCTGATACGGTACCGTATGCCGAAAGCCCCCTGGGCGTTACGGCGGGACGGCGCGCCATGCCGTTTACGACGAAGCGAACGCGGTTCCTTGCGGACGCAAAAAAGAGCCGTCGGGATCGCTCCCTCGGCTCTGCCTTTCCCAAGCTATGTAGCTCCGCGCGTGCTCGTTGGACGCCTGAATCGGTGCGGACCGGTCCTCGGCTGACCGGCCGGCTCCGGCCCGAGCCGCCTCGCCTCGCGCTAGAGCGTGACCCAGCCGTACTTGATGGAGTTGATGACGGCCTGCGTGCGGTCGTCGACTTCCATCTTTTGCAGGATGCTGGAGACATGGTTCTTGACGGTCTTCTCGCTGATGAACAGGAATTCCCCGATCATCTTGTTGCTCTTGCCCTCTGCCATGAGGCGAAGCACCTCGGCCTCGCGGCGGGTGAGCGGGTTGTTCTCGCCGGCGACGAACTTCACGCCGGTCTCGCGTCCAGCCGCAGCGCCGCTGCCGGCGCCCATCTCGTCCAGATAGGTCATGCGGCGAAGCTGGTTGATGAGCTTGCCCGTCACCTTCGGGTGGATGTAGGCATGGCCCTGCACGACGGAGCGGATCGCATTGATGAGCGACTCCGCCTCCATGTCCTTGAGCAGATAGCCCGTCGCGCCCTTGCGGAGCGTCTCGAACACGTAGCTCTCGTCGTCATGGAGCGAGAGGATGATGACCTTGATGTGCGGAAACAAGTCCCGGAGCCGCTCCGTGGCGACGACGCCGTTCTCGATCGGCATGTTGATGTCCATGAGGACGACTTCCGGCTGTTGCTGGTTGCAGAACTCCAGAACCTGAATTCCGTCGCTGCATTCCCCGATCACTTCCAGGTCGTCCTCCATGTTGAGAATCCGCTTGAGGCCTTCCCGGAAAAGCTGGTGATCGTCGGCAATCAGCAGCTTGATCTTGCGCTTGCCTCCTGCTGCGTTCAGGTCCATATGCGTTGCTACTCCTTTCGCTGATCCACGCCTGTCGGGATATGGATCGTGATCTTGGTGCCTTGGCCGCTGGACGATTCGAGCTCCAGCCTGCCCTCCAGCAGCTCGACGCGCTCGCGCATCCCCATCAGGCCAAAATGGGCGTTGATCTTGGCTCTCGACTGGATGAGCTCGGCGTCGAAGCCGATCCCGTTATCCTGGACGGCGATCTTCACCATCTGCGACTGATAGGTCAGCTCCAGCGAGACATAGCTGGCGCTGGCATGCTTCATCGCATTCGTGAACGCCTCTTGAACCAGACGGTAGATGCCCGCTTCCATGGCCGAAGGAAGGCGGATTTCCCGCCCGATCGTCTCGAACACCGTATGAATTCGTGTTTTTTCCTCAAAATCCTGCACATACTTACGCAAAGTGGGAACAAGTCCTAAATCATCTAGCGCCATCGGTCGCAAATTGAATATAATTTTACGAATTTCTTCCAATCCTGACCTGACCTGCGCCTTTAAGTCTACTAATTCGTGCTGCACCATCTGAAATTCCTGCTTTACCAGCATTCTTTCTGCAATTTCTGTCCGCAGGACGAGATTGGCCAGCGACTGCG encodes:
- a CDS encoding helicase-related protein, producing the protein MAVREPAVTAAMPRHGSGGAAAALARAACAAAGALRGRALLRGEAQARLAAAGAGGGDAALQLAALLGRLRLGGAVAAGRCQRCGSGEAQLLRTPCGACGSGRCASCQACLALGRSRECGLLVLGLPARAGPGGAGLAPPEQLPPAAERLRRWGLSPAQSAAAASALAFLERAQLPPRPHGALSRLAALARMGLALRTRSGSALGQLVRLLLLSAARSVSAPPARSVSIRQPALLLRRAAAFVGPFRPRRRPQPAAPPPSFLLWAVTGAGKTEMIFPLLESVLRRGGRALVATPRRDVVLELEPRLRRAFPDTPPVALYGGSPRRGEDGRLTLATTHQLLRFRGSFDLIVLDELDAFPFAGDAILHEAAARSGAPGSRTVLLTATPPPSLQRLARRGLLPHAKVPARYHRHPLPVPRLLRTPSALAMAAAGRMPPSLRRALTRSLDRNAQLFVFVPSIRAAEPVARLLRQLFPGRGKVEATHSQDPERADKVIRFRAKELRMLVTTTILERGVTVPGSDVFILDADAGVFDEASLVQSAGRAGRSAADPQGFVWFAGASPSAAQKRAVRQIRLMNRAARRAGYLLPRSVRSHSVTSTVKE
- a CDS encoding glycosyltransferase family 2 protein; protein product: MYEILIGVIACYGAAAAAVHLARRKAAGRTPSESHFILLTRDDEPVIEHCLRSLEAHARKSGIPVRITVWDQGSQDGTGEIVRRWKGAILWVGPEMSRMRDEDEERRTAAAPHAGAGREEAEAQGDCQGQGREEAEAQGDCQGQGREAAETQGDCQGQGREAAEAQGKCKGQGRGTEEAFGGQLPAEEPEVEREHEPELEPGQKGRPGSERGSEEGGAADIGWPNPEQDEEPGSHAAASPGAPARGCKEDSNPRSGREQILWSLRAWGIVSERDQPILIDMKNVEDWSKLPF
- a CDS encoding sensor histidine kinase, translated to MKVDNRIVDIDRVIKNAIQVMEDSKYQIYEICESARKEMLTLEQELNQVLQDTVQTIDKVDKLEMEYRLARIRLTEVSRDFVRYKEEDIKNAYERATQLQLDLMVYREKETYLKARRDDLQKRVKNVESSVERAETIHSQINVVLEYLAGDLTQVTRILESAKNRQLIGLKIILAQEEERKRIAREIHDGPAQSLANLVLRTEIAERMLVKQEFQMVQHELVDLKAQVRSGLEEIRKIIFNLRPMALDDLGLVPTLRKYVQDFEEKTRIHTVFETIGREIRLPSAMEAGIYRLVQEAFTNAMKHASASYVSLELTYQSQMVKIAVQDNGIGFDAELIQSRAKINAHFGLMGMRERVELLEGRLELESSSGQGTKITIHIPTGVDQRKE
- a CDS encoding response regulator, whose product is MDLNAAGGKRKIKLLIADDHQLFREGLKRILNMEDDLEVIGECSDGIQVLEFCNQQQPEVVLMDINMPIENGVVATERLRDLFPHIKVIILSLHDDESYVFETLRKGATGYLLKDMEAESLINAIRSVVQGHAYIHPKVTGKLINQLRRMTYLDEMGAGSGAAAGRETGVKFVAGENNPLTRREAEVLRLMAEGKSNKMIGEFLFISEKTVKNHVSSILQKMEVDDRTQAVINSIKYGWVTL